A region from the Phoenix dactylifera cultivar Barhee BC4 unplaced genomic scaffold, palm_55x_up_171113_PBpolish2nd_filt_p 000274F, whole genome shotgun sequence genome encodes:
- the LOC103718062 gene encoding 3-hexulose-6-phosphate isomerase-like yields the protein SRSFGNPASNGQGPSLQLSKRTKTPSPPLSSQSEYWLTENLGLSAHVVGDVTTPPVSAGDLLASAGPGNFSTIDAICSVAKFTGARVALLTARPEAGRMACRSANAVAYIPAQTMADGEESGASLGVRLPMGSVYEGAGAPFMLFEMVVLRLAEVLGQAPSHLCSRHTNLE from the coding sequence TCGAGATCATTTGGAAACCCTGCATCCAACGGCCAAGGCCCTTCTCTCCAGCTCTCCAAGAGGACCAAGACTCCTAGCCCTCCTCTCTCGAGTCAAAGTGAATACTGGCTCACTGAGAACCTCGGGCTCTCCGCCCACGTCGTCGGCGACGTCACCACGCCTCCCGTCTCGGCCGGCGACCTCCTCGCCTCCGCCGGCCCCGGCAACTTCTCCACCATCGACGCCATCTGCAGTGTGGCCAAGTTCACCGGGGCCCGCGTGGCGCTGCTGACCGCGCGGCCAGAGGCGGGGAGAATGGCGTGCCGGAGCGCAAACGCGGTGGCGTACATCCCGGCCCAAACCATGGCTGACGGCGAGGAGTCGGGAGCTTCGCTAGGGGTGAGGTTGCCGATGGGGAGCGTGTACGAGGGGGCGGGGGCGCCTTTCATGCTGTTCGAGATGGTGGTGCTGCGGCTGGCCGAAGTGCTAGGCCAGGCACCGTCCCACCTCTGCTCGCGCCATACCAACCTCGAATAG
- the LOC120103969 gene encoding receptor-like protein EIX2 — protein sequence MANLRPFVAFLFGYLCFTTNSISRCNGESNVRCIQSERLALLKLKAGLKDPHHLLSSWTGAYCCEWTGVSCDNKTGHVIAIDLRCQHLYDDPSTDWHLGGEIGSSLLDLKHLKYLDLSSNNFGGRSIPQYIGSMTGLRYLNLSNAAFSGRIPHQLGNLSNLEYLDLNSFYSLYDLNADGIQWLSNLSSLRYLDMTWVTLAKASDWFHAVNALPSLSVLHLPFCRLSNIPAAISHVNLSSLATLDLSNNEFDSRLPEWLFNISSLVELNLQFNHFHGSIPDAFGSMASLEVLQLGINDFVGLVPSTIKYLCNLRILDLSSNKIDGEMMVFPEIFSGCVRESLEVLNLRSNELRGKLAGWLGLLERLTILDLSENLLYGPIPASIGELSALKTIFLDHNQLNGTLPVSIGQLQNLKKITS from the exons ATGGCTAATCTTCGCCCTTTTGTTGCATTTCTGTTTGGATATCTTTGCTTCACCACCAATTCAATCAGCCGCTGCAATGGAGAGTCCAACGTCAGATGCATACAAAGTGAGAGGCTCGCACTTCTCAAGCTCAAGGCAGGCCTCAAAGATCCTCATCATCTTCTCTCCTCATGGACGGGTGCATACTGTTGTGAATGGACAGGAGTGTCCTGCGATAACAAAACAGGGCATGTCATCGCCATCGACCTTCGATGCCAGCATTTATACGATGATCCTTCGACCGACTGGCATTTGGGAGGTGAGATTGGTTCTTCCTTACTCGACCTGAAGCACCTGAAGTACTTGGACCTGAGCTCAAACAATTTCGGCGGACGTAGCATCCCACAGTATATTGGTTCGATGACTGGATTGAGATATCTTAACCTTTCTAATGCTGCCTTTAGTGGAAGGATTCCTCATCAGCTTGGTAATCTTTCAAACTTGGAGTACCTTGATCTCAATTCGTTCTATTCTTTGTATGATTTAAATGCTGATGGTATTCAATGGCTCTCTAATCTCTCTTCTTTGCGGTATCTCGATATGACTTGGGTGACCCTTGCAAAAGCTTCTGACTGGTTTCATGCAGTCAATGCGTTGCCTTCTCTCTCAGTTCTTCATTTGCCTTTTTGTAGGCTTTCAAACATTCCTGCTGCCATCTCACATGTTAATCTCTCTTCTCTTGCTACCCTTGATCTTTCCAACAACGAATTTGATTCCAGGCTCCCAGAGTGGTTGTTCAATATCAGCAGTCTAGTAGAACTCAATCTTCAGTTCAATCATTTCCATGGTTCAATTCCTGATGCCTTTGGTAGTATGGCTTCTCTTGAGGTCCTTCAGCTAGGAATCAATGATTTTGTAGGGTTAGTACCATCTACCATTAAATACCTCTGTAACTTGAGGATTTTGGATCTGTCATCCAATAAAATTGATGGAGAGATGATGGTCTTTCCAGAAATCTTTTCCGGATGTGTTAGGGAGAGCTTGGAGGTACTGAATTTGAGAAGCAACGAATTGAGAGGAAAATTGGCAGGTTGGCTGGGGCTGCTAGAAAGATTAACTATTCTGGACCTCAGTGAGAACTTACTATATGGTCCCATTCCTGCATCTATAGGAGAATTATCAGCTCTGAAGACTATATTTCTTGACCACAACCAGTTGAATGGCACACTTCCAGTAAGTATTGGACAGCTTCAGAATCTGAAG AAGATCACTTCGTGA